Genomic segment of Halarchaeum grantii:
CCTGCTTCGAAAATCGACACTTGGAGGAGTTCGAAGAGCACGCCCTCGAGGAGGCCGCCGAGCCCGACCAGCGCGAAGCCAGCCGCGACGTACAGGAGTAACTGCGTGTGATGCCGTTGGTATCCGCGATAGGCCTGGT
This window contains:
- a CDS encoding DUF7521 family protein, which translates into the protein MEHTLFVIGKLFTTALALVIAYQAYRGYQRHHTQLLLYVAAGFALVGLGGLLEGVLFELLQVSIFEAGFVAALVTAAGMLSILYALYAPNP